The Mytilus galloprovincialis chromosome 7, xbMytGall1.hap1.1, whole genome shotgun sequence genome has a window encoding:
- the LOC143083635 gene encoding uncharacterized protein LOC143083635 has product MAANVDKQTTHCPLQKFAGGRCGFSATFSKDEEHVKLSECTKNISNHLKFCKLPSGHQSKWEADVSSEGHLISYRCGLFSFQPDLKVCPVHRYNLGLLWKPSRSCANPDHKGNKKVTKVVITKLSRNLFSREGIFIPVGAGLCSSCFVILNGKYNEEQIELENVSPDCIDKEEEESLDQDSALYLLRPRKQKGDHQSELFDMDQSQSTIEDFDSQVSNWSDALTKPSIESLNEALQILGKGSISPLKSQLKTPIDDASSRTVRLYKRKAVQGIDALIECIAPGQSSKLFKHITSHVSNNEDTDSQLTQMIVKLYNSSDKNNEKLQLLSMIANKYSKTQLQNLIPGLTVWRIDQARRHFQFYNNGPGSFSVDAKEKLHRLRMDPVKLEHALDFFFDHQFIQVSSFGMRTVKLEQETVSIPQVIRTSCNSELVNMYITICKEQDFSPLSSSTLFKILSSCSAAKKTNLRGLDNIAADGNTAFDLLINVTKELVNMEVLDRDDSDEILSKLKKSKIYLKTDYKLHVQKNDRCADHCINWALSDTKEKEYAVECDHLHDLVCDRCNLLPDVLQMLIDRVNNTSELTNEDKEEHLRDVEACNYKIELWKAHLLKTVNQDEARTKIFDDLNETSAVIVIDWAMKFLPALHREKMTDFFGQKGLSWHVAVAIYKDSEQNLKHNTFVHCFHSVKQDWFTVASIMEHLISHMKSVIRSLKEVSVRSDNAGCYHCGHFWLSLNGISERTGVRISSYNYSERQSGKSYCDSKIAHMRCKMRTYVASGGNIQTANDMRAAICSGKAVTGCQLAVAKIDTSKHEIKSHKWKGVSQISNLKLHEDGSITVWKAYDIGTGKTISKEELQTYSCEQKSTDIIIEEDFSGSEKSGNINTSRKTNQNDNQPTDLASSDSLCEGNPVITNESSYMFKCPVTGCTKMYMKHHSLEIHLLLGRHEFKLERKSTYDEIKIRWIQLCNDVSTDVRTTSEGASTGIQSSPLTTLSKGWALKKDKKAVRFSSDLKSFLAEMYEHGEKTGEKVTASDAAVKIRQARLPDVTKRFQVNEYLDSSQITSFFSRLTVAGKRTETRTAKLLVDVVDDEDLEAVLAEIENQEIRNITMSD; this is encoded by the exons ATGGCTGCCAATGTTGATAAACAGACGACACACTGCCCATTGCAGAAGTTTGCTGGGGGGAGGTGTGGGTTTTCTGCTACATTTTCTAAAGATGAAGAACATGTGAAACTTTCTGAATGTACCAAAAACATTTCAAACCATTTAAAGTTTTGCAAGTTGCCAAGTGGCCACCAATCGAAATGGGAGGCAGACGTATCCAGTGAAGGACATCTCATATCATACAGATGTGGACTTTTTAG CTTTCAACCAGACTTGAAGGTGTGCCCTGTACATAGGTACAATTTAGGGCTGTTATGGAAACCTTCAAGGTCCTGTGCCAATCCAGACCATAAAGGAAATAAGAAAGTGACCAAAGTGGTGATAACAAAATTAAGCAGGAATTTATTCAGCAGAGAAGGCATCTTTATTCCTGTTGGAGCAG GCTTATGTAGTTCATGCTTTGTAATCTTAAATGGAAAGTACAATGAGGAGCAGATAGAACTAGAAAATGTCAGTCCA gacTGTATtgataaagaagaagaagaaagttTAGACCAGGATTCTGCTTTATATTTACTGAGACCAAGGAAACAGAAG GGTGATCATCAATCTGAGTTATTTGATATGGATCAATCTCAATCAACAATAGAAGATTTTGATTCTCAAGTGTCAAACTGGAGTGATGCCTTAACCAAGCCATCAATTGAAAGTTTAAATGAGGCTTTACAAATACTTGGAAAAGGATCAATCAGCCCTTTGAAGAGCCAGCTTAAAACTCCAATAGATGATGCAAGCAGCAGGACAGTAAGGCTGTATAAAAGAAAAGCAGTTCAAGGTATTGATGCATTGATTGAATGTATAGCACCAGGCCAAAGCAGTAAGCTTTTCAAGCATATAACTTCACATGTCAGTAACAATGAAGATACAGATAGTCAGCTGACTCAAATGATTGTAAAGCTTTATAACAGTTCCGATAAAAATAATGAGAAGTTACAGCTGCTCTCAATGATTGCAAATAAATACTCCAAAACACAACTGCAGAATTTGATACCTGGACTTACAGTATGGCGTATAGATCAAGCCAGAAGGCATTTTCAGTTTTATAATAATGGGCCTGGCAGTTTCAGTGTTGATGCAAAAGAAAAACTGCACAGATTGAGAATGGATCCTGTTAAACTGGAACATgctctggattttttttttgatcaTCAGTTTATACAGGTGTCATCATTTGGAATGAGAACAGTGAAACTAGAACAAGAGACTGTATCTATTCCACAAGTCATAAGAACCTCATGTAACTCTGAGTTAGTCAATATGTATATAACCATTTGCAAGGAGCAAGACTTCTCTCCACTGTCTTCTTCAacacttttcaaaattttatcttCATGTTCAGCTGCCAAAAAGACAAATTTACGTGGACTTGATAATATTGCTGCAGATGGAAACACAGCATTTGACCTTTTGATTAATGTAACAAAAGAATTGGTAAACATGGAGGTATTAGACAGAGATGATTCAGATGAAATATTGTCAaagctaaaaaaaagtaaaatctaccTGAAAACAGACTATAAGCTTCATGTACAAAAGAACGATAGATGTGCTGATCACTGCATTAACTGGGCATTAAGTGATACGAAGGAGAAAGAGTATGCTGTAGAGTGTGACCACCTTCATGATCTAGTGTGTGACAGATGTAACCTGCTACCTGATGTCTTGCAAATGTTGATCGACAGAGTGAATAATACTTCAG AGCTAACCAATGAAGACAAAGAAGAACATTTAAGAGATGTTGAGGCATGTAACTACAAGATAGAACTTTGGAAAGCACATTTATTGAAAACTGTAAACCAAGATGAAGCTAGAACCAAAATTTTTGATGATCTGAATGAAACATCTGCTGTAATTGTTATAGACTGGGCCATGAAATTTCTACCTGCACTACATAGAGAAAAGATGACAGACTTCTTTGGGCAGAAAGGACTATCATGGCATGTTGCTGTGGCAATTTACAAAGATTCTGAACAAAACTTGAAG CATAACACGTTTGTCCATTGCTTTCACTCTGTGAAGCAGGATTGGTTTACAGTTGCATCAATAATGGAACACCTAATTTCTCATATGAAATCAGTCATAAGGTCATTAAAGGAAGTGTCTGTTAGATCAGATAATGCTGGTTGCTACCATTGTGGTCACTTCTGGTTGTCGTTGAATGGAATAAGTGAACGAACTG GTGTTAGGATCAGTAGTTATAATTATAGTGAACGACAGTCAGGAAAGTCATATTGTGATAGCAAGATAGCTCACATGAGGTGCAAGATGAGGACGTATGTAGCTAGTGGTGGCAACATTCAAACTGCAAACGACATGAGAGCTGCAATTTGCAGTGGGAAGGCTGTCACAGGATGTCAGTTAGCTGTTGCAAAAATAGACACGTCAAAACATGAGATAAAGAGTCATAAATGGAAGGGTGTCAGCCAAATAAGTAACTTAAAGCTGCATGAAGATGGAAGCATAACTGTCTGGAAAGCGTATGACATCGGAACAggaaaaacaatatcaaaagaagag ttGCAGACATATTCCTGTGAGCAAAAGAGTACAGATATCATCATTGAGGAGGATTTTTCAGGTTCTGAGAAAAGTGGAAATATCAATACTAGCAGGAAGACTAACCAAAATGACAATCAACCTACAGATCTAGCTTCAAGTGATTCTCTATGTGAAGGAAATCCAGTGATAACAAATGAATCTTCTTACATGTTTAAGTGCCCAGTAACAGGATGCACTAAAATGTATATGAAGCACCATTCACTAGAAATTCATTTGTTACTTGGAAGGCATGAATTCAAGTTAGAAAGGAAATCCacatatgatgaaatcaaaaTCCGTTGGATACAATTATGTAATGATGTATCCACAGATGTAAGAACAACCTCTGAGGGAGCATCTACTGGAATTCAGTCCAGTCCCCTCACTACTTTGTCAAAGGGATGGGCCTTAAAGAAAGACAAGAAAGCTGTTAGATTTTCCTCTGACTTAAAGAGTTTTCTCGCTGAAATGTATGAACATGGAGAAAAAACAGGTGAAAAAGTAACAGCAAGTGATGCTGCTGTGAAAATACGGCAGGCTAGGTTGCCAGACGTTACAAAAAGATTTCAGGTGAATGAATACCTTGATTCATCTCAAATAACATCATTTTTCTCAAGACTAACTGTAGCAggaaaaagaacagaaacaagAACCGCTAAACTTCTTGTAGACGTGGTAGATGATGAGGATTTAGAAGCTGTTTTAGCTGAAATTGAAAATCAGGAGATAAGAAACATTACTATGTCTGattga